The genomic interval AATATCATATATAAACTCGACAGTTCCAGCACCCTCATAGTTCACTGCTTTCGCTGCATTGATCGCCGCCTGTCCCATCGCTTGACGCGTAGCTTCATCGATATATGGTGAAGGGCTTTCCTCTACAAGTTTCTGCATACGGCGCTGTATCGTACAGTCTCGTTCTCCAAAATGTAGTGTATTACCATATTGATCCGCAAGTACCTGTATTTCAACATGACGGAAATTTTCAATAAATTTCTCTAAGTATAATCCTTTGTTACCAAATGCAGTTTCTGCCTCCTGTTCAGTCATACGGTACCCATCACGTAACTCCGCTTCGTTTCTGGCTACACGTATACCCTTTCCGCCACCACCGGCTGTTGCTTTAATAATGACCGGATATGTCATAGACTCAGCTAGTGAAACTGCACTTTCAATATCTTTAAGTAATCCGTCACTTCCTGGCACAACAGGTACACCTGCTTTTATCATTTCTTTTTTAGCGACATCTTTAATCCCCATCTTACCAATAGACTGATGGCTCGGTCCGATAAATTTAATCTGACATGCTTCACACATCTCAGCAAAATTAGCATTTTCTGCAAGAAACCCGTAGCCAGGGTGAATACCGTCGCATCCAGTACTGCTTGCAATCATCAATATATTCGGAATATTTAAATACGAATCTTTAGATTGCTTCGGACCAACACAATAAGCTTCATCAGCGATTTGTGTGTGCAATGCATCTTTGTCTGCTTCTGAATATATTGCAACTGACTGGATACCTAAGTCTTTTAATGCGCGAATTATACGAACAGCAATTTCTCCACGATTTGCAACAAGTACTTTCTTCATATTATTTCACCTTAAATAGTGGTTGCCCGTATTCAACCATTTGTCCGTCTTCAACTAATATTTCAACAATTTCACCGCTTACTTCTGCCTGTATCTCATTGAATAATTTCATCGCCTCTAATATACAGACGATGCTGTCATTACTTACTTTGTCCCCTACTTTAACGTATGGATCTGCTTCTGGAGAAGGTGACTTATAAAATGTTCCAACCATTGGTGCATTAATTGTCATACCAGTTTCAGTAACTTCAGAAGTTTCAGGAGCCTCCTGCTGAATTACAGGTACAGTATTTTCTTTTATTTCCTGTACCGGTACTGATGCCTGCTGTACAATTGTTTCTTTTTCTTTTTTAAGTTTAAGTTTTAAATCTTTATCTTCATAATTTAATTCAGTTAAGTTTGAAGCATCAATCATTTCAACTAATGCTTTTATTTGATCAAGGTTCATAAAATACTCCTTTATACATAGTTTTAAGACTAGCTACTAATCCATTTTAAACTAGTGGTCTGACCAATTCAACAATAAAATAAAAAAGACATGTATAAAACATGTCTTTCTCATTCGATTATCCACGTGATACGTATGAACCATCCGTTGTATTGATGATTAATAAATCACCTTCGTTAACGAATAAAGGTACATTCAATGTGTAACCAGTTTCGACAGTTGCAGCTTTCGTTGCACCTTGAGCA from Macrococcus armenti carries:
- the accB gene encoding acetyl-CoA carboxylase biotin carboxyl carrier protein; the protein is MNLDQIKALVEMIDASNLTELNYEDKDLKLKLKKEKETIVQQASVPVQEIKENTVPVIQQEAPETSEVTETGMTINAPMVGTFYKSPSPEADPYVKVGDKVSNDSIVCILEAMKLFNEIQAEVSGEIVEILVEDGQMVEYGQPLFKVK
- the accC gene encoding acetyl-CoA carboxylase biotin carboxylase subunit translates to MKKVLVANRGEIAVRIIRALKDLGIQSVAIYSEADKDALHTQIADEAYCVGPKQSKDSYLNIPNILMIASSTGCDGIHPGYGFLAENANFAEMCEACQIKFIGPSHQSIGKMGIKDVAKKEMIKAGVPVVPGSDGLLKDIESAVSLAESMTYPVIIKATAGGGGKGIRVARNEAELRDGYRMTEQEAETAFGNKGLYLEKFIENFRHVEIQVLADQYGNTLHFGERDCTIQRRMQKLVEESPSPYIDEATRQAMGQAAINAAKAVNYEGAGTVEFIYDIDTKQFYFMEMNTRIQVEHPVTEMVTGTDLVRWQIKIARGEKLTMTQEDVKFNGHAIEFRINAENPHHNFMPSPGLITQYIAPGGYGVRIDSACYSNYSIPPFYDSMVAKLIVHDKDRDTALNTAYRALSEFIILGIETTIPFHMALIQNETFRSNDYNTKFLEENNILSD